One region of Flavobacterium pisciphilum genomic DNA includes:
- a CDS encoding helix-turn-helix domain-containing protein: protein MNKDIKIVSSEDFPSQFMTEASLDFDFLKTSIQIYDLNATTEYIKIPTPLYRPNYNSIVHITKGSVKQQIDNETKLITENDILFIKQGHITAIKEIDKDITGHFVLFEENILNHILSKQELIQIFASNAVIKLPKEISVWLNSLFCLLDQEFRNENSNLEICYSLMQAGLQKIISSNKDLGKTINRGSEITFTFKELVYKYHAHNKTVSFYAEKLNVSINYLNRSIKQTTGIAPKEWINNISILQSQILLQDLTKDISEIAFELNYEDPSYFGRLFKKITGTTPSQYRNSLMHDLSE from the coding sequence ATGAATAAGGATATTAAAATAGTTTCGTCAGAGGATTTTCCTAGTCAATTCATGACCGAAGCGTCTTTAGATTTCGATTTCTTAAAAACTTCTATTCAGATTTATGATTTAAATGCGACTACAGAGTATATAAAAATTCCAACTCCCCTTTATAGACCCAATTACAATTCGATAGTTCATATTACAAAAGGCAGTGTGAAGCAACAAATTGATAATGAAACAAAATTGATTACAGAAAATGATATTCTATTTATCAAGCAAGGGCATATAACGGCGATTAAAGAGATTGATAAGGACATAACAGGACATTTTGTTTTATTTGAAGAAAATATCCTAAATCACATTCTCTCAAAACAAGAACTGATTCAAATTTTTGCTTCTAATGCAGTAATCAAACTACCAAAAGAAATAAGTGTCTGGCTGAACTCTTTATTTTGCCTATTGGATCAAGAATTCCGCAATGAAAATTCCAATCTTGAAATCTGTTATTCGCTGATGCAGGCAGGTTTACAAAAGATTATTTCTTCAAACAAAGACCTTGGAAAAACAATCAATCGAGGGAGCGAAATTACATTTACTTTTAAAGAACTAGTGTATAAGTACCATGCGCATAATAAAACGGTTTCTTTTTATGCCGAGAAGCTAAACGTTTCTATCAACTACCTCAATAGATCGATTAAGCAAACCACAGGAATTGCTCCAAAGGAATGGATTAATAACATTAGCATTCTACAAAGTCAGATACTTTTACAAGACCTAACAAAAGATATCTCTGAGATTGCATTTGAATTGAATTACGAAGACCCTTCATATTTTGGGCGTCTTTTCAAAAAAATAACAGGTACAACTCCTTCTCAATACCGAAATTCACTTATGCACGATTTGTCCGAGTAA
- a CDS encoding DUF6268 family outer membrane beta-barrel protein produces MKKLSYLVVLIVLICAHNRVSAQLITDAMGVSVTKHFNSNFKNQSPDNQYSENDFSYTTYDAWLPIPVFRIGKASIMGTINYRLMDFDFDKDMSINPNYLNKINEIKPTIVIKYPVANRWAAFGVLIPIVASDFKGAFTADDVVLDGILGISRKFGRKSNLEIGIGPHVMYYFGNFMVTPAVSIDYKSNNGKWVAQAYWPRVNILRNIGTSTQFGLAGSIDWTIHNLKNYKNSEGKEIDYAQYSAIHGGLQINQRLFDSFWLQLQGGLSFANKYELFDSNNKTISNYKADEALYGKLMLTYRFGK; encoded by the coding sequence TTGAAAAAATTATCGTATCTGGTTGTATTAATCGTACTTATTTGTGCTCACAATCGAGTTTCGGCTCAATTAATTACAGATGCTATGGGAGTTTCTGTGACAAAACACTTCAATAGCAATTTCAAAAATCAATCTCCTGATAATCAGTATTCAGAAAACGATTTCAGTTATACGACCTATGATGCTTGGCTCCCCATACCAGTTTTTAGAATCGGGAAAGCGAGTATAATGGGAACTATAAATTATCGATTAATGGATTTTGATTTTGACAAGGATATGTCGATTAATCCGAATTATTTGAATAAAATCAATGAGATTAAACCCACCATTGTCATCAAGTATCCTGTTGCAAACAGATGGGCAGCTTTTGGGGTTCTTATACCCATTGTTGCTTCTGATTTTAAGGGAGCATTCACAGCAGACGATGTGGTGTTGGATGGCATTTTAGGAATATCAAGAAAGTTCGGAAGAAAATCAAATCTTGAAATCGGGATTGGTCCTCATGTAATGTACTACTTCGGGAATTTTATGGTAACACCTGCTGTGTCTATAGATTATAAGAGTAACAACGGCAAATGGGTTGCTCAAGCCTACTGGCCTAGAGTAAACATTCTTCGCAATATTGGTACTAGTACTCAGTTTGGTCTGGCAGGATCAATAGATTGGACAATACACAATCTAAAAAACTACAAAAACAGCGAAGGAAAAGAGATCGATTACGCTCAGTATTCGGCTATTCATGGCGGATTGCAAATTAACCAGCGTCTTTTTGATAGTTTCTGGCTTCAGTTGCAAGGCGGACTGTCTTTTGCAAACAAATATGAGTTGTTTGATTCTAACAATAAAACAATCAGTAATTACAAGGCTGACGAAGCGCTGTACGGAAAACTCATGCTGACTTACCGATTTGGCAAATAA
- a CDS encoding DUF2141 domain-containing protein, with protein MKKAILTALVVGTTSLASAQQLKMNIDVTNVQKDKGTVVVNVYDKKDNFLKTAYLTKVQKANQSTLKFQVDLPKGTYAITVFQDLDNDKKLTTNWIGIPKEPVGNSTNFKPDGGAPTFKDCAILVSKNDSTIAINLD; from the coding sequence ATGAAAAAAGCAATTCTAACTGCCTTAGTAGTTGGCACGACCTCTTTGGCTAGTGCGCAACAGTTAAAAATGAATATTGATGTTACCAATGTTCAAAAAGACAAAGGAACCGTTGTGGTAAATGTGTATGACAAAAAAGACAACTTCCTAAAAACGGCCTATCTCACAAAGGTTCAAAAAGCCAATCAATCGACTTTAAAATTCCAAGTTGACTTGCCTAAAGGCACTTATGCAATTACCGTTTTTCAAGACTTGGACAACGACAAAAAACTGACTACTAACTGGATAGGTATTCCGAAAGAGCCAGTAGGGAACAGTACTAATTTTAAACCAGATGGTGGTGCACCTACATTTAAGGATTGTGCGATACTAGTTTCAAAAAATGATTCAACGATTGCAATTAATCTAGACTAA
- a CDS encoding ABC transporter ATP-binding protein, translating to MEEAIFKKRIIAEIKGACKEYQTGDTLITALQATTLQFSTSELTLIIGPSGSGKTTLLSLLGCVIYPTRGAVFIDGQQVNTLSEKQLSVMRLNKIGFVFQGFNLLSPLNSLENVMMPLQLMNIKDNQARAQAMQALELVGMQDRMKNLPKMLSGGQQQRVAIARALVTNAPIILCDEPTAALDVKSVSVVMDELKKLALDGKSVIVVTHDMRLKQFADRIIYVDNGIATENIDLAHTDNH from the coding sequence ATGGAAGAAGCAATTTTTAAAAAACGAATTATTGCCGAAATAAAAGGGGCTTGCAAAGAATATCAAACAGGCGATACGCTCATTACCGCTTTGCAAGCCACTACGTTGCAATTCAGCACTAGCGAACTCACATTGATTATAGGTCCTTCGGGCTCGGGTAAAACCACTTTATTGTCTCTTTTAGGCTGTGTTATTTATCCAACCAGAGGAGCTGTTTTTATTGACGGACAACAGGTAAATACGCTTTCAGAGAAACAGTTGTCTGTTATGCGATTGAATAAAATAGGCTTTGTTTTTCAAGGGTTTAATTTATTATCACCGCTTAATTCGTTAGAAAACGTGATGATGCCTTTACAGCTTATGAATATAAAGGATAATCAAGCCAGAGCACAAGCTATGCAAGCCTTAGAGTTGGTAGGAATGCAGGACAGAATGAAAAACTTGCCTAAAATGCTTAGTGGTGGACAGCAACAAAGGGTAGCCATTGCGAGGGCATTAGTTACCAATGCGCCAATTATACTTTGCGACGAACCTACCGCAGCTCTAGACGTAAAAAGCGTAAGTGTGGTTATGGACGAATTAAAAAAATTAGCGCTAGACGGAAAGAGTGTAATTGTGGTTACACACGATATGCGACTCAAACAATTTGCTGACCGAATTATTTATGTTGATAACGGAATCGCAACGGAGAATATAGATTTAGCGCACACAGACAATCATTAA
- a CDS encoding HlyD family secretion protein: MKHIVMYLMFLVFLILGSCNKKEEENLEKNIQHKEAVPTEIVGLGRIEPEAEIVPLATEIGGIVVKVNKKENDLIAKGDLILELNHAVQDAKIKQIKSRIATQKIEINIAQSNLKEQKINLSNKQLELQRLKNLYSKGAETKQNVDNLETETKIYQTNIEQLQLQVGATTARLQEIEQELQVLNKELEYYFVTALSDGQIMTMNALKGAAIESHQAFADFIPKSKLVATCEIDELFADKIKEGQKATIRQIGSNTTIGSGVVIFTSSALKRKSLFSEKAGDQEDRRVREIKILLDNQTQYLINARIECVIQISSNMTVEKQ, from the coding sequence ATGAAGCATATAGTAATGTATTTGATGTTTCTTGTATTCCTGATTTTAGGAAGTTGCAATAAGAAAGAAGAAGAAAATTTAGAAAAGAACATACAACATAAAGAAGCTGTTCCAACAGAAATTGTTGGTTTAGGGCGAATTGAACCTGAAGCGGAAATAGTGCCTTTAGCCACAGAAATAGGAGGGATTGTTGTAAAAGTTAACAAGAAAGAAAATGATTTGATTGCAAAAGGCGATTTGATTCTTGAATTGAATCACGCGGTTCAGGATGCAAAAATTAAACAAATTAAAAGTAGAATTGCGACCCAAAAAATCGAAATTAATATCGCACAATCCAACCTAAAAGAGCAAAAGATAAACCTATCAAACAAGCAGTTGGAGTTGCAACGATTGAAAAATTTATATTCAAAAGGAGCAGAGACAAAACAAAATGTTGATAATCTGGAAACAGAAACCAAAATCTATCAAACCAATATAGAGCAGCTACAATTGCAAGTTGGTGCTACAACCGCCCGACTTCAGGAAATCGAACAAGAGCTACAAGTACTAAATAAAGAGCTAGAGTATTATTTTGTAACCGCATTAAGCGATGGGCAAATAATGACCATGAATGCGCTAAAAGGAGCAGCTATAGAATCACATCAGGCATTTGCAGATTTTATTCCCAAAAGTAAATTGGTTGCTACTTGTGAAATTGACGAACTCTTTGCCGATAAAATCAAAGAAGGACAAAAAGCTACTATTCGCCAAATTGGTTCTAATACCACTATTGGTTCAGGTGTTGTAATTTTTACTTCATCAGCACTCAAGCGCAAATCGCTTTTTTCTGAAAAGGCAGGCGATCAAGAGGATAGACGAGTTCGAGAAATAAAAATTCTATTAGACAATCAAACCCAATATTTAATTAATGCTCGAATAGAATGTGTAATTCAGATATCGAGTAATATGACTGTTGAAAAACAATAA